TAATCTCGCTTGAAGGCGCGCCCCAGGAGGGAGCCGTTTTGCAGGGAAATTGCATCAAACAGAGCGCCAGTTCTATTCTGTACAAATAGATGAAATTCCCGCGTTCGGCTCACCTGCTTATAGTCGGGCAGAGAAGCGCCGACGCGGTCGGTTATTTCCTTGGCTGTGGTGGCTGATAGACCTTGAGACAGATCGATAACCGCGATGTAGTCAAACACCTCGCGTGCCTCTCTATATCGCAAAGATCGGGGTGTAGGGCGCCGTGCGGACGACCAGATCGTTGGCGAGCGTTCCCTCGATTTCCACCCAGCAGTGTGCCCGAAATGGGGGCACCATGACGCCAAAAACCCATTGGGCGCGTCGGCCGAGTACCGTGAAATAAATGGTGGTGACCATCGAGTCGAAGTAGCACTCGTTGTGGGACGTATAGAAAAATCGGCGCAAGGAATTCAAATGATGCCGATAGGTCTCATCCGTTCCCTTGCCGGGGCGGCTGGCACGAATGCGCCGACGCAGGAAGGAAATAACGGCTGCTGTTGCCTTGGTGGACAGCGCTGCACGGCAGAAGGCCGAGAGCAGAAAGGCGAGTAAGAAGGCCGCCACGCATTTCAGGAAATGAGGTGTGCGACTGTCTGGCCAGACCGACAGAAGCGAGGACTGGAGCAGGCCGATATCATGCCGGCGGACCTCCAGCGTATCCCTAATGCGCGGGAAAAGGCTGTTGGCATCCTCCTGAGGGAGATTGGCAATGAACGCCGCTGCCTGCGCGTATGGTATTCGTGCAAGGCCATCGAAAGAGGCATCGGCTGCGGCCTGTAGGTGTTGAAACACAGCCGACGGAGGGCCTGAGAACATATGGTAGGCGCCATCTGCGATGTTGGCGACGATGTAGGAAGACTCTGTTGTTACAAAATAAAGCGAGTCGTGCTGATAATAGGCCCGTGACATGGCATCTCCTGTATCCAGCACTTGAGATCTGCGGTGCCCTCGGTCACACGGGCGAGCCTTCCCAGCAAGCCGGGCGTAACCATGCCTAGCGCCCTACCCCTTGTCTGCAGTGGTTTATGCTCAGGAATATGTCGGGTTGATAACAGGAGGCGCGGCCTACGCGCAGTCATGGCCATGGCTGGAAGGGGCCGGAGGCGTACTCCGTATGGAGTACGCATCCTCGGGCTTATTCGGTATAGAGAAGTCTGGTCGGCAGGGTCGGATCGGGATAATCAAAGCCCTTCGCCTGTGTCAGTGATTTAATTTGACCAAGTTTCATAGTTATCTCCCTTATGGTGCCCGGGATTGAGCATTGGGACGCTAGCACTCTTGAGGCAGATCGTTTAAGAGAATTAAATGAAAACATTATGCATGTTCTTAGTAGATATTCGCGGCATGCGCGGCGAATGACCTGGAATATCTAATTTTATAAATGGTGCATCGCGGCAGCTGATATGACGCGCCGGAGATAAGAGCGATTTCTGCCGCTCACATTGTTAAGGCCCTCGGACCATGCGCCTTTCTGGTAACGGCCGGGGCCTCTGCCGCAATCCGCATGGGAGGATGCCGGCACCCGCTGTTTACAACTCGGGCTTTATGCTGCGAACGGCCGTAGGCTGATTGTAACAGGTCATGCCGATAGACAGGTGCCCAAGGGCCGCCGAACGACTGGAGCTTGATACAAGCCGAGTGCGCTCAGCTTTGTAGCGCCTTCTGGCAGGCCCGGGTGGCTGTTGCGACATGATCCCCAACCGTTGAGCGGGGAATACCATATTGCAGCGCCAGGTTCCGGACCGTTTGACCGTCCAGCCGGTAGGCGAGAAACAGCTGGCGTCGTCTCGCCGGCATTCGTGCGAGAACAGTTTCCACTCTGTTCAAAGTTTCCTGTGCCGACAGGATATCCTCCGGCGTCGAGTGATAAGGCAGGTCCTGGCAGTCATTGCTCAGATCGCTGATTGGCTCGCCTAGGGTGCGGCGCTGAGCCTGCA
The window above is part of the Pedomonas mirosovicensis genome. Proteins encoded here:
- a CDS encoding lasso peptide biosynthesis B2 protein, giving the protein MSRAYYQHDSLYFVTTESSYIVANIADGAYHMFSGPPSAVFQHLQAAADASFDGLARIPYAQAAAFIANLPQEDANSLFPRIRDTLEVRRHDIGLLQSSLLSVWPDSRTPHFLKCVAAFLLAFLLSAFCRAALSTKATAAVISFLRRRIRASRPGKGTDETYRHHLNSLRRFFYTSHNECYFDSMVTTIYFTVLGRRAQWVFGVMVPPFRAHCWVEIEGTLANDLVVRTAPYTPIFAI
- a CDS encoding RNA polymerase sigma factor produces the protein MVVANRIRLSGLSSQDRSLLEQLYRVHSRTLARYIASRCQGAGIDPEDIVQMAFMRLASMADFSHVENMLGYVAWAVRNTLNDQLRHVQAQRRTLGEPISDLSNDCQDLPYHSTPEDILSAQETLNRVETVLARMPARRRQLFLAYRLDGQTVRNLALQYGIPRSTVGDHVATATRACQKALQS